CACTTGGAGCTTGGTGCCGCCTCGATGCCCATGCAGCATGGTATCCTACTTGCCTTTCTCGACAGGAACTGGCTTATATATGCCATGCCATGCCCATCAAGGTTGTCTGCTTATCGCGTTTGCAGCTTTCTGCATTTCTGTTCCAGAAATTCGCTCAGTGTGACTCGATATCCAATTTGATAATTATTCTCTTTGCGTTTCTAACGTTCACCAGTCTTAGGCTGTTGGTTTTTTACGACTGCCATGTTCCTATACTTTTATTAGATGTAAGTTGCTTGCATgagctgccctgatttgttgaaaacttctGCCTTTGTCCTTTTCTGTACGTTGTTAATGTAACATCCTCTTCAATGTTCTTCTGTTGCAGGAGATGGAGGAGCAGAAGGTCTTAACTCATTCCATCTGCATTTCCCAGTCTTGACAGGAACACAACCTAGAGACTCCCTCCGCATGACAACAGtcgactaattgccctaaatttcccactgttgagaggagcaggaacccagagattccctccacactgacaacagtggactaatttgccctagatttcccactgttgagaggagcaggaacccagagattccctccgcagtgacaacagtggcttaattgccctaaatttcccactgttgacaggagcaggaacccagagattccctccgcagtgacaacagtggactaattgccctaaatttcccactgttgagaggagcaggaacccagagattccctccgcaatgacaacagtggactaattgccctaaatttccctcagttgagaggagcaggaacccagagattccctccgcagtcgcaagagcgcagtagcatagcggtatggcaagcagctggtaaggcatatacagtaaggcatgtagctgtgagacgtgtggcagtaaggcatgccgctgtgaggcatgtagctgtaagacctttcttaaggcagtaagtctccatgtcctcattgtaagtcgtcatgtccttatcgtaagtccccacgtcctcattgtaagtctccatgtccttactgtaatcctctacgtccttactatgccagtctgccactaacatctccctaactaatttgccctagatttcccactgttgagaggagcaggaacccagagattccctccgcagtgacaacagtggcctaattgccctaaatatcccactgttgacaggagcaggaacccagagattccctccgcagtgacaacagtggcctagttgccctaaatttcccactgttgacaggagcaggaacccagagattccctccacagtgacaacagtggcctaattgccctaaatttcccactgttgacaggagcaggaacccagagattccctccgcagtgacaacagtggaccaattgccctaaatttcccactgttgacaggagcaggaacccagagattccctccacagtgacaacagtggcctaattgccctaaatttcccactgttgacaggagcaggaacccagagattccctccgcagtgacaacagtggaccaattgccctaaatttcccactgttgagaggagcaggaacccagagtttccctccgcagtgacaacagtggcctaattgccctaaatttcccactgttgacaggagcaggaacccagagattccctccgcagtgacaacagtggaccaattgccctaaatttcccactgttgagaggagcaggaacccagagattccctccgcagtgacaacagtggactaattgccctaaatttccctcagttgagaggagcaggaacccagagattccctccgcagtcgcaagagcgcagtagcatagcggtatggcaagcagctggtaaggcatatacagtaaggcatgtagctgtgagacgtgtggcagtaaggcatgccgctgtgaggcatgtagctgtaagacctttcttaaggcagtaagtctccatgtcctcattgtaagtcgtcatgtccttatcgtaagtccccacatcctcattgtaagtctccatgtccttactgtaatcctctacgtccttactatgccagtctgccactaacatctccctaactaatttgccctagatttcccactgttgagaggagcaggaacccagagattccctccgcagtgacaacagtggcctaattgaCCTAAATatcccactgttgacaggagcaggaacccagagattccctccgcagtgacaacagtggcctaattgccctaaatttcccactgttgacaggagcaggaacccagagattccctccgcagtgacaacagtggaccaattggcctaaatttcccactgttgagaggagcaggaacccagagattccctccgcagtgacaacagtggaccaattgctctaaatttcccactgttgagaggagcaggaacccagagattccctccgcagtgacaacagtggactaattgctctaaatttcccactgttgagtggagcaggaacccagagattccctccgcagttaCAACTgtggactaattgctctaaatttcccactgttgagaggagcaggaacccagagattccctccgcagtgacaacagtggactaattgctctaaatttcccactgttgagaggagcaggaccCAGAGAATCCCtcagcagtgacaacagtggactaatttgccctaaatttcccactgttgagagtagcaggaacccagagattccctccgcagtgacaacagtggaacaGTGACAACAGCGACGGcgacaacaacgacgacaacgacagcgacgacaacaacgacggcgacgacggcgacgacaacaacgacgacgacggcgacgaccacaacgacagcgacaacgacaacaacgacaacaacaacgacggcGACGACGGCGGCGACGAccacaacgacgacgacgacgacgaccacaacgacagcgacaacgacgacgacgacaacaacgacaacgacggcgacgacgacgacaacagcGACAACAACGACACCAACGAcaacgatgacgacgacgacgacgacaacaacgacaacaacaacgacaacaacgacaccaacgacaacgacgacggcgacgacaacaacaacaacgacaacaacaacgacgacgacgacaacgacgtcGGCGACGACCacaacgacaacgacgacgacgacaacaacgacaacaacaacgacggcgacgacggcgacgacaacgacggcgacgacaacaacaacaacgacgacgacaacgacgacgacgacgacaaaacaacaacaacgacgataacaacgacgacgacaaaacaacaacaacgacgataacaacaacaacgacgacgacaacaacaacaacaacgacaacaacaacaacaaagaacaacaacaacaaaaaacaacaacaaagaacagCTCTTTCACACAATAATGTCAGACTTTACTCTGTTCAGAGTTTACTGCCCaactgaaaataaataaataaaaaagaaagattaaatcctaaaaaaaattaaatctccctaactaatttgccctagatttcccactgttgagaggagcaggaacccagagactcCCTCCGCATGACAACAGtcgactaattgccctaaatttcccactgttgagaggagcaggaacccagagattccctccgcactgacaacagtggactaatttgccctagatttcccactgttgagaggagcaggaacccagagattccctccgcagtgacaacagtggcttaattgccctaaatttcccactgttgacaggagcaggaacccagagattcaatccgcagtgacaacagtggactaattgccctaaatttcccactgttgagaggagcaggaactcagagattccctccgcagtgacaacagtggcctaattgccctaaatttcccactgttgagaggagcaggaacccagagattccctccgcagtgacaacagtggactaattgccctaaatttccctcagttgagaggagcaggaacccagagattccctccgcagtcgcaagagcgcagtagcatagcggtatggcaagcagctggtaaggcatatacagtaaggcatgtagctgtgagacgtgtggcagtaaggcatgccgctgtgaggcatgtagctgtaagacctttcttaaggcagtaagtctccatgtcctcattgtaagtcgtcatgtccttatcgtaagtccccacgtcctcattgtaagtctccatgtccttactgtaatcctctacgtccttactatgccagtctgccactaacatctccctaactaatttgccctagatttcccactgttgagaggagcaggaacccagagattccctccgcagtgacaacagtggcctaattgcaCTAAATatcccactgttgacaggagcaggaacccagagattccctccgcagtgacaacagtggcctaattgccctaaatttcccactgttgacaggagcaggaacccagagattccctccgcagtgacaacagtggaccaattgccctaaatttcccactgttgacaggagcaggaacccagagattccctccacagtgacaacagtggcctaattgccctaaatttcccactgttgacaggagcaggaacccagagattccctccgcagtgacaacagtggaccaattgccctaaatttcccactgttgagaggagcaggaacccagagtttccctccgcagtgacaacagtggcctaattgccctaaatttcccactgttgacaggagcaggaacccagagattccctccgcagtgacaacagtggaccaattgccctaaatttcccactgttgagaggagcaggaacccagagattccctccgcagtgacaacagtggactaattgccctaaatttccctcagttgagaggagcaggaacccagagattccctccgcagtcgcaagagcgcagtagcatagcggtatggcaagcagctggtaaggcatatacagtaaggcatgtagctgtgagacgcgtggcagtaaggcatgccgctgtgaggcatgtagctgtaagacctttcttaaggcagtaagtctccatgtcctcattgtaagtcgtcatgtccttatcgtaagtccccacgtcctcattgtaagtctccatgtccttactgtaatcctctacgtccttactatgccagtctgccactaacatctccctaactaatttgccctagatttcccactgttgagaggagcaggaacccagagattccctccgcagtgacaacagtggcctaattgccctaaatatcccactgttgacaggagcaggaacccagagattccctccgcagtgacaacagtggcctaattgccctaaatttcccactgttgacaggagcaggaacccagagattccctccgcagtgacaacagtggaccaattggcctaaatttcccactgttgagaggagcaggaacccagagattccctccgcagtgacaacagtggactaattgctctaaatttcccactgttgagaggagcaggaacccagagattccctccgcagtgacaacagtggactaattgctctaaatttcccactgttgagtggagcaggaacccagagattccctccgcagttaCAACTgtggactaattgctctaaatttcccactgttgagaggagcaggaacccagagattccctccgcagtgacaacagtggactaattgctctaaatttcccactgttgagaggagcaggacccagagattccctcagcagtgacaacagtggactaatttgccctaaatttcccactgttgagagtagcaggaacccagagattccctccgcagtgacaacagtggaacaGTGACAACAGCGACGGcgacaacaacgacgacaacgacagcgacgacaacaacgacggcgacgacggcgacgacgacaacgacaacaacaacgacgacgacggcgacgaccacaacgacagcgacaacgacaacaacgacaacaacaacgacggcgacgacgacaacaacgacgGCGACGACGGCGGCGACGACcacaacgacgacaacaacgacgacgacgacaacgacgacaacaacgacaacgacggcgacgacgacgacaacagcGACAACAACGACACCaacgacaacgacaacaacaacgacgacaacgacaacaacgacaccaacgacaacaacgacaccaacgacaacgacgacggcgacgacaacaacaacaacgacaacaacaacgacgacgacgacaacgacgacaacgacgtcGGCGACGACCacaacgacaacgacgacgacgacaacaacgacaacaacaacgacggcgacgacaacaacaacaacgacgacgacaacgacgacgacgacgacaaaacaacaacaacgacgataacaacgacgacgacaaaacaacaacaacgacgataacaacaacaacgacgacaacaacaacaacaaagaacaacaacaacaaaaaacaacaacaaagaacagCTCTTTCACACAATAATGTCAGACTTTACTCTGTTCAGAGTTTACTGCCCaactgaaaataaataaataaaaaagaaagattaaatcctaaaaaaaattaaatctccctaactaatttgccctagatttcccactgttgagaggagcaggcacccagagattccctccgcagtgacaacagtggcctaattgccctaaatttcccactgttgacaggagcaggaacccagagattccctctgcagtgacaacagtggaccaattgccctaaatttcccactgttgagaggagcaggaacccagagattccctccgcagtgacaacagtggcctaattaccctaaatttcccactgttgacaggagcaggaacccagagattccctccgcagtgacaacagtggcctaattgccctaaatttcccactgttgacaggagcaggaagccagagattccctccgcagtgacaacagtggaccaattgccctaaatttcccactgttgagaggagcaggaacccagagattccctccgcagtgacaacagtggactaattgccctaaatttccctcagttgagaggagcaggaacccagagattccctccgcagtcgcaagagcgcagtagcatagcggtatggcaagcaggtggtaaggcatatacagtaaggcatgtagctgtgagacgtgtggcagtaaggcatgccgctgtgaggcatgtagctgtaagacctttcttaagccagtaagtctccatgtcctcattgtaagtcgtcatgtccttatcgtaagtccccacgtcctcattgtaagtctccatgtccttactgtaatcctctgcgtccttactatgccagtctgccactaacatctccctaactaatttgacctagatttcccactgttgagaggagcaggaacccagagattccctccgcagtgacaacagtggcctaattgccctaaatatcccactgttgacaggagcaggaacccagagattccctccgcagtgacaacagtggcctaattgccctaaatttcccactgttgacaggagcaggaacccagagattccctccgcagtgacaacagtggaccaattgccctaaatttcccactgttgagaggagcaggaacccagagattccctccgcagtgacaacagtggactaattgctctaaatttcccactgttgagaggagcaggaacccagagattccctccgcagtgacaacagtggactaattgctctaaatttcccactgttgagtggagcaggaacccagagattccctccgcagtgacaacagtggactaattgctctaaatttcccactgttgagaggagcaggaacccagagattccctccgcagtgacaacagtggaccaattaccctaaatttcccactgttgagaagagcaggaacccagagattccctccgcagtgacaacagtggactaattgctctaaatttcccactgttgagaggagcaggaacccagagattccctccgcagtgacaacagtggactaattgctctaaatttcccactgttgagaggagcaggacccagagattccctcagcagtgacaacagtggactaatttgccctaaatttcccactgttgagagaagcaggaacccagagattccctccgcagtgacaacagtggaacaGTGACAACAGCGACGgcgacaacaacgacaacgacgacaacgacggcgacgacaacaacgacggcgacgacggcgacgacgacaacgacaacaacaacgacgacgacggcgacgaccacaacgacagcgacaacaacaacgacggcgacgacgacaaacacgacgacgacgacaacgacaacgacgacgacgacgacgacaacgacgacgacaaaacaacaacaacgacgataacaacgacgacgacaacaacgacgacgacaacgacgacgacaaaacaacaacaacgacgataacaacaacgacgacaacaacaacaacaacgacgacaacaacaacaacaacaaagaacaacaacaaaaaacaacaacaaagaacagCTCTTTCACACAATAATGTCAGACTTTACTCTGTTCAGAGTTTACTGCCCaactgaaaataaataaataaaaaagaagctgtgagacgtgtggcagtaaggcatgccgctgtgaggcatgtagctgtaagacctttcttaaggcagtaagtctccatgtcctcattgtaagtcgtcatgtccttatcgtaagtccccacgtcctcattgtaagtctccatgtccttactgtaatcctctacgtccttactatgccagtctgccactaacatctccctaactaatttgccctagatttcccactgttgagaggagcaggaacccagagattccctccgcagtgacaacagtggcctacTTGCCCTAAATatcccactgttgacaggagcaggaacccagagattccctccgcagtgacaacagtggcctaattaccctaaatttcccactgttgacaggagcaggaacccagagattccctccgcagtgacaacagtggaccaattgccgtaaatttcccactgttgagaggagcaggaacccagagattccctccgcagtgacaacagtggcctaattgccctaaatttcccactgttgacaggagcaggaacccagagattccctccgcagtgacaacagtggaccaattgccctaaatttcccactgttgagaggaggaggaacccagagattccctccgcagtgacaacagtggcctaattgccctaaatttcccactgttgacaggagcaggaacccagagattccctccgcagtgacaacagtggaccaattgccctaaatttcccactgttgacaggagcaggaacccagagattccctccacagtgacaacagtggcctaattgccctaaatttcccactgttgacaggagcaggaacccagagattccctccgcagtgacaacagtggaccaattgccctaaatttcccactgttgagaggagcaggaacccagagtttccctccgcagtgacaacagtggcctaattgccctaaatttcccactgttgacaggagcaggaacccagagattccctccgcagtgacaacagtggaccaattgccctaaatttcccactgttgagaggagcaggaacccagagattccctccgcagtgacaacagtggactaattgccctaaatttccctcagttgagaggagcaggaacccagagattccctccgcagtcgcaagagcgcagtagcatagcggtatggcaagcagctggtaaggcatatacagtaaggcatgtagctgtgagacgcgtggcagtaaggcatgccgctgtgaggcatgtagctgtaagacctttcttaaggcagtaagtctccatgtcctcattgtaagtcgtcatgtccttatcgtaagtccccacgtcctcattgtaagtctccatgtccttactgtaatcctctacgtccttactatgccagtctgccactaacatctccctaactaatttgccctagatttcccactgttgagaggagcaggaacccagagattccctccgcagtgacaacagtggcctaattgccctaaatatcccactgttgacaggagcaggaacccagagattccctccgcagtgacaacagtggcctaattgccctaaatttcccactgttgacaggagcaggaacccagagattccctccgcagtgacaacagtggaccaattggcctaaatttcccactgttgagaggagcaggaacccagagattccctccgcagtgacaacagtggactaattgctctaaatttcccactgttgagaggagcaggaacccagagattccctccgcagtgacaacagtggactaattgctctaaatttcccactgttgagtggagcaggaacccagagattccctccgcagttaCAACTgtggactaattgctctaaatttcccactgttgagaggagcaggaacccagagattccctccgcagtgacaacagtggactaattgctctaaatttcccactgttgagaggagcaggacccagagattccctcagcagtgacaacagtggactaatttgccctaaatttcccactgttgagagtagcaggaacccagagattccctccgcagtgacaacagtggaacaGTGACAACAGCGACGGcgacaacaacgacgacaacgacagcgacgacaacaacgacggcgacgacggcgacgacgacaacgacaacaacaacgacgacgacggcgacgaccacaacgacagcgacaacgacaacaacgacaacaacaacgacggcgacgacgacaacaacgacgGCGACGACGGCGGCGACGACcacaacgacgacaacaacgacgacgacgacaacgacgacaacaacgacaacgacggcgacgacgacgacaacagcGACAACAACGACACCaacgacaacgacaacaacaacgacgacaacgacaacaacgacaccaacgacaacaacgacaccaacgacaacgacgacggcgacgacaacaacaacaacgacaacaacaacgacgacgacgacaacgacgacaacgacgtcGGCGACGACCacaacgacaacgacgacgacgacaacaacgacaacaacaacgacggcgacgacaacaacaacaacgacgacgacaacgacgacgacgacgacaaaacaacaacaacgacgataacaacgacgacgacaaaacaacaacaacgacgataacaacaacaacgacgacaacaacaacaacaaagaacaacaacaacaaaaaacaacaacaaagaacagCTCTTTCACACAATAATGTCAGACTTTACTCTGTTCAGAGTTTACTGCCCaactgaaaataaataaataaaaaagaaagattaaatcctaaaaaaaattaaatctccctaactaatttgccctagatttcccactgttgagaggagcaggcacccagagattccctccgcagtgacaacagtggcctaattgccctaaatttcccactgttgacaggagcaggaacccagagattccctctgcagtgacaacagtggaccaattgccctaaatttcccactgttgagaggagcaggaacccagagattccctccgcagtgacaacagtggcctaattaccctaaatttcccactgttgacaggagcaggaacccagagattccctccgcagtgacaacagtggcctaattgccctaaatttcccactgttgacaggagcaggaacccagagattccctccgcagtgacaacagtggaccaattgccctaaatttcccactgttgagaggaggaggaacccagagattccctccgcagtgacaacagtggactaattgccctaaatttccctcagttgagaggagcaggaacccagagattccctccgcagtcgcaagagcgcagtagcatagcggtatggcaagcaggtggtaaggcatatacagtaaggcatgtagctgtgagacgtgtggcagtaaggcatgccgctgtgaggcatgtagctgtaagac
This genomic stretch from Ornithodoros turicata isolate Travis chromosome 9, ASM3712646v1, whole genome shotgun sequence harbors:
- the LOC135369400 gene encoding uncharacterized protein DDB_G0290685-like, which produces MASTLRTEPRELSIDEWNSDNSDGDNNDDNDSDDNNDGDDGDDNNDDDGDDHNDSDNDNNDNNNDGDDGGDDHNDDDDDDHNDSDNDDDDNNDNDGDDDDNSDNNDTNDNDDDDDDDNNDNNNDNNDTNDNDDGDDNNNNDNNNDDDDNDVGDDHNDNDDDDNNDNNNDGDDGDDNDVTTVEHDNDNNDNNNDGDDDNNDGDDGGDDHNDDNNDDDDNDDNNDNDGDDDDNSDNNDTNDNDNNNDDNDNNDTNDNNDTNDNDDGDDNNNNDNNNDDDDNDDNDVGDDHNDNDDDDNNDNNNDVTTVEHDNDNNDNNNDGDDDNNDGDDGGDDHNDDNNDDDDNDDNNDNDGDDDDNSDNNDTNDNDNNNDDNDNNDTNDNNDTNDNDDGDDNNNNDNNNDDDDNDDNDVGDDHNDNDDDDNNDNNNDDFRKAFDSVSHRKLIFKLRSLFINDIVKDVPAEIRLYADDCVVYTEVAAYMQ